One stretch of Streptomyces sp. A2-16 DNA includes these proteins:
- a CDS encoding isopenicillin N synthase family oxygenase, with amino-acid sequence MTSEPQSPLQTFRLPTVVRDTDGDRALGRALVAAWQRDGIFQVHATLDQQAATERALAASRAFCRRPLAEKTAHVSDLSYSGYVASGEEETAGQRDGSEIFTVCPDIPADDPRVIDRWPCHGPAPWPSPGYARAMKDYMKVVGEIGHRLLRLTALGLGLDDPDRFTRLTTDGWHHMRVLRFPPADATSERGIGAHTDYGLLVIAAQDDVGGLYVRPPVPGEERGRNWLPGESMAGRYEHDEPWTYVTPVPAVLTVFPGDIMQFMTGGALLSTPHKVRLAARERYTLAYFHEPAFNAVARPLDTAGSAEHIHYGTHFTRMFMRCYPQRVTTARIEAEGRLKVLDRLREEALA; translated from the coding sequence ATGACCAGTGAGCCACAGAGCCCTCTTCAGACCTTCCGGTTGCCCACCGTCGTGCGCGACACGGACGGCGACCGTGCCCTCGGCCGGGCACTGGTCGCCGCCTGGCAGCGCGACGGCATCTTCCAGGTCCACGCCACCCTCGACCAGCAGGCGGCGACGGAACGCGCGTTGGCGGCGTCCAGGGCGTTCTGCCGCAGACCCCTGGCCGAGAAGACCGCCCATGTCTCGGACCTCAGCTACAGCGGTTACGTGGCCTCCGGCGAGGAGGAGACGGCAGGACAGCGGGACGGCTCGGAGATCTTCACGGTCTGTCCCGACATCCCGGCCGACGACCCCCGCGTCATCGACCGGTGGCCCTGCCACGGCCCCGCACCCTGGCCCTCACCCGGCTACGCGCGCGCCATGAAGGACTACATGAAGGTCGTCGGCGAGATCGGCCACCGGCTGCTCCGGCTGACGGCCCTCGGACTCGGTCTCGACGACCCGGACCGCTTCACCCGGCTCACCACCGACGGCTGGCACCACATGCGCGTGCTGCGCTTCCCGCCCGCCGACGCCACCTCGGAACGCGGAATCGGCGCCCACACCGACTACGGCCTGCTCGTCATCGCCGCCCAGGACGACGTCGGCGGCCTGTACGTCCGCCCGCCCGTCCCGGGCGAGGAACGCGGCCGCAACTGGCTGCCCGGCGAGTCCATGGCCGGCCGCTACGAACACGACGAACCCTGGACCTACGTCACCCCGGTCCCGGCCGTCCTCACTGTCTTCCCCGGCGACATCATGCAGTTCATGACCGGCGGCGCCCTCCTGTCGACCCCGCACAAGGTCCGCCTGGCCGCCCGCGAGCGGTACACCCTCGCCTACTTCCACGAACCGGCCTTCAACGCGGTGGCCCGCCCCCTCGACACCGCGGGCTCCGCCGAGCACATCCACTACGGCACCCACTTCACCCGGATGTTCATGCGCTGCTACCCGCAGCGGGTGACCACGGCCCGGATCGAGGCGGAGGGCCGGCTGAAGGTCCTCGACCGGCTGCGCGAGGAGGCCCTGGCCTGA
- a CDS encoding universal stress protein encodes MTEQHSHQFERGTDGPKVIVVGVDGSDSSLRAAAYAGGLARRQHALLAVVYVQPVIASGAALGAPVAETTDEIAEDLVAQIRRATEQNKGIFDVRWEFHTFRGDPYSGLTKAADELQADAVVVGASEQAGHRIVGSVAVRLVKAGRWPVTVVP; translated from the coding sequence GTGACGGAACAGCACTCGCACCAGTTCGAGCGGGGCACGGACGGGCCCAAGGTGATCGTCGTCGGCGTGGACGGCTCCGACTCCTCGCTCCGCGCCGCGGCGTACGCCGGAGGTCTGGCCCGACGGCAGCACGCGCTGCTCGCCGTGGTGTACGTCCAGCCGGTCATCGCCTCGGGTGCGGCGCTCGGCGCGCCGGTCGCCGAGACCACGGACGAGATCGCCGAGGACCTGGTCGCCCAGATCCGGCGCGCGACCGAGCAGAACAAGGGGATATTCGACGTGCGCTGGGAGTTCCACACCTTCCGCGGCGATCCCTACAGCGGACTGACGAAGGCGGCGGACGAGCTCCAGGCCGACGCGGTGGTCGTCGGCGCCTCGGAGCAGGCCGGCCACCGGATCGTCGGGTCCGTCGCGGTACGGCTGGTCAAGGCGGGCCGCTGGCCGGTGACCGTGGTGCCGTGA
- a CDS encoding polysaccharide deacetylase family protein, which produces MTKDQLLTRLSSTAAVLTRRRALLAGAAALGAAGTAGVLAAVTGGEPVRPALPAAGPPAHRAVNSSAYRLQPLTGYGPPQAAPRTTAVRHEPLLKVSGLGRTMVLTFDDGPDPRYTPHILDTLAEYDVRAMFFVCGEMAVDNQDLLARMADEGHVVGNHTWSHPLLTRLSRSRIRSEMERTCDVIEDAYGERPEWFRAPYGAWNRAAFQLGAELGMDPLAWTVDTLDWTRPGTRRIVGRVENGAAPGVVVLSHDAGGDRSQSVRALRDYLPQLIDSGYHITVPRRQYA; this is translated from the coding sequence ATGACGAAGGATCAGTTGCTCACACGGCTGTCGTCGACGGCGGCGGTGCTCACCCGGCGCCGGGCCCTGCTGGCCGGCGCCGCCGCGCTCGGAGCCGCCGGCACGGCCGGAGTGCTCGCGGCGGTCACCGGCGGAGAGCCGGTGCGGCCGGCACTGCCCGCCGCCGGCCCACCCGCCCATCGCGCGGTCAACTCCTCGGCCTACCGCCTCCAGCCCCTGACCGGATACGGCCCGCCGCAGGCCGCTCCCAGGACCACTGCCGTGCGCCACGAGCCGTTGCTGAAGGTGTCCGGACTCGGCCGGACCATGGTGCTGACCTTCGACGACGGACCCGACCCCCGCTACACCCCGCACATCCTGGACACCCTGGCCGAGTACGACGTGCGCGCGATGTTCTTCGTGTGCGGGGAGATGGCGGTCGACAACCAGGACCTGCTGGCCCGGATGGCCGACGAGGGGCACGTCGTCGGCAACCACACCTGGTCGCACCCGCTGCTCACCCGGCTCAGCCGCTCCCGCATCCGCTCCGAGATGGAACGTACCTGCGACGTCATCGAGGACGCGTACGGAGAGCGTCCCGAATGGTTCCGTGCCCCCTACGGCGCCTGGAACCGGGCCGCCTTCCAACTCGGTGCCGAACTCGGCATGGACCCCCTCGCCTGGACCGTCGACACCCTCGACTGGACCAGGCCGGGCACGCGCCGCATCGTCGGCCGGGTCGAGAACGGGGCCGCCCCCGGCGTCGTGGTGCTCTCGCACGACGCCGGGGGCGACCGCTCCCAGAGTGTCCGGGCGCTGCGCGACTATCTCCCGCAGCTCATCGATTCCGGCTACCACATCACCGTTCCGCGCCGGCAGTACGCATAA
- a CDS encoding class F sortase, which produces MSASELADLAEEEEQRKKRAPWGVIALVLLTGLALIRNGSGEFDVGPPQPASAAAADSRVHGTAFGNTPAPLPYAVPDRVSIPAIRVDAPMLPVGLDPDGWVGAPPPEDPNLAGWFTGAVSPGEKGTAVVVGHVDNKQGPAVFYGLGALKKGNRVEIRRKDGKTAIFEIYGIEVFEKNNFPGDRVYGSKGTPELRVITCGGGFSKQNGYAGNVVAFARLVEVR; this is translated from the coding sequence ATGTCTGCGTCCGAGCTGGCCGATCTGGCCGAAGAGGAGGAGCAGCGGAAGAAGCGCGCTCCCTGGGGCGTGATAGCGCTTGTTCTGCTGACCGGCCTCGCGCTCATTCGGAACGGTTCGGGGGAGTTCGACGTCGGGCCGCCGCAGCCCGCGTCGGCGGCCGCGGCGGACAGCCGGGTGCACGGCACCGCCTTCGGCAACACCCCCGCTCCCCTGCCGTACGCCGTGCCCGACCGCGTGTCCATCCCCGCGATCCGCGTCGACGCCCCGATGCTGCCGGTCGGTCTGGACCCGGACGGCTGGGTCGGCGCGCCGCCGCCGGAGGACCCGAACCTGGCCGGCTGGTTCACCGGCGCGGTCTCCCCCGGCGAGAAGGGCACCGCGGTCGTCGTCGGACATGTCGACAACAAACAGGGCCCCGCCGTGTTCTACGGACTCGGGGCCCTGAAGAAGGGAAATCGCGTCGAGATCAGACGCAAGGACGGAAAAACGGCGATCTTCGAGATCTACGGCATCGAGGTCTTCGAGAAGAACAACTTCCCCGGCGACCGCGTCTACGGCTCCAAGGGGACCCCCGAATTGCGGGTCATCACCTGCGGAGGCGGTTTCTCCAAGCAGAACGGCTATGCCGGCAATGTGGTCGCCTTCGCCCGCCTGGTCGAGGTCCGCTGA
- a CDS encoding DUF4239 domain-containing protein — protein sequence MPEWLVLILAMLAACAVVVAITLIRHKAAPVDEDPSETPDVIEYMTMWIGVVYAIVLGLAIAGVWEARSSAQDHVQAEAQALHEISERVQVYPADVRDRIRADVNAYVGHVVTTEWKEMADHRRMTERGTELLDRLRTDVTSYQPRTDFEAQAYQPLVDQVAAADQARNARADSVEPTMPGVVWFGLLGGGVITIGMVFALQIRRTARELILAGLFSALIAFLLFLIWDFDAPYSRGITASAEPFLALFPHAKG from the coding sequence TTGCCGGAATGGCTTGTTCTCATCCTCGCGATGCTGGCCGCGTGCGCCGTGGTGGTCGCCATCACGCTCATCCGCCACAAGGCGGCACCCGTGGACGAGGATCCCAGCGAGACCCCGGACGTCATCGAGTACATGACGATGTGGATCGGGGTGGTGTACGCCATCGTCCTGGGTCTGGCCATCGCGGGCGTGTGGGAGGCGCGCAGCTCCGCCCAGGACCACGTCCAGGCGGAGGCGCAGGCGCTGCACGAGATCTCGGAGCGGGTCCAGGTCTATCCGGCCGACGTCCGTGACCGCATTCGGGCCGATGTCAACGCCTATGTCGGACACGTCGTCACCACCGAGTGGAAGGAGATGGCCGACCACCGCCGCATGACCGAGCGCGGCACCGAGCTCCTCGACCGTCTCCGCACGGACGTCACCTCCTACCAGCCGAGGACCGACTTCGAGGCCCAGGCCTACCAGCCGCTCGTCGACCAGGTGGCCGCCGCGGACCAGGCCCGCAACGCCCGCGCGGACTCGGTCGAGCCCACCATGCCCGGCGTGGTCTGGTTCGGTCTGCTGGGGGGCGGGGTCATCACGATCGGGATGGTCTTCGCGCTGCAGATCCGGCGTACGGCCCGCGAGCTGATCCTGGCCGGCCTGTTCTCCGCGCTGATCGCCTTCCTGCTCTTCCTGATCTGGGACTTCGACGCCCCCTACAGCCGCGGCATCACGGCGTCGGCGGAGCCGTTCCTCGCCCTCTTCCCGCACGCCAAGGGCTGA